A portion of the Thermosediminibacter oceani DSM 16646 genome contains these proteins:
- a CDS encoding IS110 family transposase — translation MFYGGIDVAKHSHEVCLVNDSGDIVLKMHLDNNHKGMNKLLQALERLGLKPDDVKFCLEATGHYWLPIYCYLTNQGFELHVINPIQSDALRNLYVRKTKTDQKDALLLADLLRLGRAPETRLPSETTLKLQSLSRLRFEFVRQVGGLKNRVLGILDRIFPEYPDCFSDVFIRTSRELLKSYPEPEELAEVDLSELSAFLKEHSRGRFGEERAKKIQSLAKGTFGITMALDAFTLQLRLLVEQIEFIEEQIKVIEDAINEVMEELRPSKDTPYRHVIETIPGIGPVLAAAIIGEIGDISRFPNPRALVAYAGLDATVRASGLFEGTRNRMSKRGSPVLRNSLWLAAVSARRFNPELRAYYEQKRSQGKHSNVATGAVARKLVHLIYSLWKDNRPYDPDYQWSPPGKNA, via the coding sequence ATGTTCTATGGCGGTATTGATGTGGCTAAACACAGTCACGAAGTATGCCTCGTAAACGACTCCGGTGATATAGTCTTAAAGATGCATCTAGACAATAACCATAAAGGGATGAATAAGCTTTTGCAGGCATTGGAAAGACTCGGTTTAAAGCCTGATGACGTAAAGTTCTGCTTAGAGGCCACCGGCCATTACTGGCTCCCTATCTACTGCTACCTCACTAACCAGGGATTTGAACTTCATGTCATCAATCCCATTCAGTCGGATGCTTTGCGGAATCTCTATGTGCGTAAAACTAAAACCGACCAAAAAGATGCTCTGCTCCTTGCTGACTTGCTGCGATTGGGAAGAGCCCCCGAGACCAGACTCCCTTCCGAAACAACCCTCAAATTGCAGTCGCTCTCCCGACTCCGCTTTGAGTTCGTACGCCAGGTCGGTGGCCTTAAGAACAGGGTGCTTGGTATTTTGGATAGGATTTTCCCTGAATACCCAGACTGCTTCTCCGATGTGTTTATCCGGACTTCAAGGGAGCTGCTTAAATCTTACCCGGAGCCGGAAGAATTAGCCGAAGTGGACCTTTCAGAGTTATCTGCTTTCCTGAAAGAACATTCCCGCGGTCGGTTCGGTGAAGAAAGAGCTAAAAAGATTCAATCTCTGGCTAAGGGGACCTTCGGTATCACAATGGCTTTAGACGCTTTCACATTACAGCTTCGTTTGTTGGTTGAGCAAATTGAATTTATTGAAGAACAGATAAAGGTTATTGAAGATGCAATTAACGAGGTTATGGAGGAGCTTCGTCCTAGTAAGGATACCCCTTATCGCCACGTAATTGAAACTATTCCAGGTATTGGCCCTGTCCTGGCTGCCGCAATTATCGGTGAGATAGGTGATATTTCTCGTTTCCCTAACCCCCGGGCTCTCGTAGCTTATGCCGGTTTAGATGCTACAGTCAGGGCTTCAGGATTGTTTGAGGGTACTCGTAACCGTATGTCTAAACGCGGTTCCCCTGTTTTAAGAAACAGCTTGTGGTTAGCCGCTGTTTCAGCCCGCCGTTTTAACCCGGAGTTGAGGGCTTATTATGAGCAAAAACGCAGCCAGGGAAAGCACTCGAATGTTGCTACAGGAGCCGTTGCAAGAAAACTTGTTCACCTGATCTACTCTCTCTGGAAGGATAACCGGCCGTATGACCCGGATTATCAATGGTCTCCTCCCGGCAAAAATGCGTGA
- a CDS encoding saccharopine dehydrogenase NADP-binding domain-containing protein translates to MDSFAFIIHPIDTYDVARKFKFMKNWPEKVIEGVMKHLPPVKVSHITGVRSPYNEVEGWFVGCPLTTRQMMTLPEEFVIQKIIKAGKLAEKLGAKIVGLGAFTSVVGDAGITISKNLNIPVTTGNSYTVATAIEGAVKAAEIMGKDIKNAEVVVIGATGSIGKVCAEILARDARFLTLVGRNTQRLESIAEKILRETGLSVRITSNVKNALKKADVIITVTSSVDSVIDAEDLKPGAVVCDVARPRDVSKEVAEKRDDVLIIEGGVVEVPGDVNFNFNFGFPPKTSYACMAETMILALEQRYECFTLGRDLTVEQVEEISRLAKKHGFKLAGFRSFERPVTEEQIERIKENARKNLAKWESKAI, encoded by the coding sequence ATGGACAGTTTCGCGTTTATAATCCATCCAATAGATACCTACGATGTGGCTAGAAAGTTCAAATTCATGAAAAATTGGCCCGAAAAAGTTATAGAAGGCGTGATGAAGCACCTACCCCCTGTAAAAGTCTCCCACATAACGGGGGTCAGATCCCCCTACAACGAGGTGGAGGGCTGGTTTGTGGGATGTCCTCTCACGACCAGGCAGATGATGACCCTTCCTGAAGAATTCGTGATCCAAAAGATAATTAAGGCCGGTAAGCTGGCGGAAAAGCTGGGGGCGAAAATAGTGGGACTGGGCGCCTTCACGTCGGTGGTGGGCGATGCCGGCATAACCATATCCAAAAACTTAAACATTCCGGTCACAACGGGTAACAGCTATACGGTGGCCACCGCCATCGAGGGTGCCGTGAAAGCGGCCGAAATAATGGGTAAGGATATTAAGAATGCCGAGGTTGTTGTGATAGGTGCCACGGGTTCCATAGGAAAGGTGTGCGCCGAGATTCTGGCTAGAGACGCCAGGTTTCTCACTCTGGTAGGCAGGAATACCCAGAGGCTCGAGAGCATTGCTGAAAAGATACTGCGCGAAACCGGGCTTTCGGTGAGGATAACCTCTAACGTGAAGAACGCCCTTAAGAAGGCCGACGTGATAATCACCGTTACGAGCAGCGTAGATTCCGTAATAGATGCTGAAGACCTGAAGCCGGGGGCCGTGGTGTGCGATGTGGCAAGGCCCAGGGACGTTTCTAAAGAGGTGGCGGAAAAGCGCGACGACGTGCTTATAATCGAGGGCGGTGTCGTGGAAGTACCCGGAGACGTAAACTTTAACTTCAATTTTGGATTCCCGCCGAAGACCAGTTACGCCTGCATGGCGGAGACAATGATACTGGCGCTGGAACAGCGGTACGAGTGCTTCACCCTGGGCAGGGACCTGACGGTGGAGCAGGTGGAAGAGATTTCAAGGCTTGCCAAAAAGCACGGCTTCAAACTGGCCGGTTTCAGGAGCTTCGAGCGGCCGGTGACGGAAGAACAAATAGAGAGGATAAAGGAAAACGCAAGAAAAAATCTCGCAAAGTGGGAGAGCAAAGCTATATAA
- a CDS encoding ferritin-like domain-containing protein — protein sequence MEKRKLTVENLIGETKGTELEGIVKQNFTGETKETGIYLAMARLAQRQGYAEIAEVLKTIAWEEAQHAARFAELNGMIHEDLFENIRQMLDGETAANEGKKQAADKAAALGLDTARDYFNESAKDEARHARMLEGILMRYAK from the coding sequence ATGGAAAAGAGGAAGTTGACAGTAGAAAATTTGATAGGGGAGACGAAAGGAACCGAACTTGAAGGAATCGTAAAACAGAATTTTACGGGTGAAACAAAAGAAACGGGTATTTACTTGGCCATGGCAAGATTAGCCCAGCGCCAGGGCTATGCCGAAATTGCTGAAGTGCTCAAAACCATCGCTTGGGAAGAAGCCCAGCATGCTGCAAGATTTGCAGAACTCAACGGCATGATACATGAAGACTTATTTGAAAACATCAGACAAATGCTAGATGGAGAGACCGCCGCCAATGAAGGCAAAAAACAGGCTGCCGATAAAGCTGCTGCTTTAGGATTGGACACGGCTAGAGATTACTTCAACGAATCGGCCAAGGATGAAGCAAGACATGCGAGAATGTTAGAAGGAATTTTAATGAGATATGCCAAATGA
- a CDS encoding type III pantothenate kinase, with protein MLLTIDVGNTNIVFGIYSGKDLLTHWRISTHKEQTEDEYGIILKSLIADAGIDFRKIKGVIISSVVPTITPYLEKMSRKYLGIKPLVVGPGIKTGINIKYENPREVGADRIVNAVGAYHKYGGPLIIVDFGTATTFDAVSSNLDYLGGAIAPGLGISTEALFRRAARLYRVEIAKPEKVIGRNTASSMQAGIFYGYVGLVDHIVERMKKEMGEDNVFVVATGGLASLICSETRTVDKVDPMLTLEGLRIIYEKNAESV; from the coding sequence ATGCTTCTCACGATTGACGTGGGAAATACCAATATAGTATTCGGAATATACAGCGGTAAGGACCTGCTTACCCACTGGAGGATCTCCACCCACAAGGAACAGACGGAAGATGAGTATGGCATAATTCTGAAAAGCCTTATAGCGGACGCCGGAATAGACTTTCGGAAAATAAAGGGAGTGATAATATCGTCGGTGGTCCCCACGATTACGCCCTATCTGGAAAAAATGAGTAGGAAATACCTTGGGATTAAACCCCTGGTGGTGGGGCCGGGAATAAAAACCGGTATAAATATAAAGTACGAAAATCCCCGGGAGGTCGGGGCTGATAGAATAGTCAACGCCGTCGGGGCGTACCATAAATACGGCGGCCCTCTTATAATCGTCGATTTCGGCACCGCCACCACCTTCGACGCGGTCAGCTCCAACCTGGACTACCTGGGAGGCGCCATAGCGCCGGGTCTGGGGATCTCCACCGAAGCCCTCTTTAGGAGGGCGGCGAGGCTCTACCGGGTGGAGATAGCCAAACCCGAGAAGGTAATCGGCAGGAATACCGCTTCCAGCATGCAGGCGGGGATATTTTACGGCTACGTGGGGCTGGTGGACCACATAGTCGAACGGATGAAGAAGGAAATGGGTGAAGACAACGTCTTTGTGGTGGCTACGGGAGGCCTGGCATCCCTTATATGCAGCGAGACCAGGACCGTAGATAAAGTGGACCCCATGCTGACTTTAGAGGGGCTGAGGATAATCTATGAAAAGAACGCCGAATCGGTATAG
- a CDS encoding ECF transporter S component, which translates to MNSSRTKGTVLRAKSLAIAGVLGAVSIVLGMTPLGFIPVPTAAGHATIMHIPAVLAGVLEGPVTGGLVGLIFGLHSFIRMGSPLFADPVIAVLPRIMIGVVAHLAYRLTGSVALAAALGTVTNTAGVLGLAVVRGYIAAPVAWGIAVTHGFPEVVVAVLLTTLVYKSLKRTRR; encoded by the coding sequence ATGAATAGCAGCAGGACTAAGGGAACGGTACTGCGGGCCAAGTCCCTGGCGATAGCGGGGGTTTTAGGTGCCGTCTCCATAGTGCTGGGGATGACTCCCCTGGGGTTCATACCCGTTCCTACGGCGGCGGGACATGCCACCATAATGCATATCCCGGCCGTGCTGGCAGGAGTGCTGGAAGGACCGGTTACAGGCGGCCTTGTGGGCTTGATCTTCGGCCTTCACAGCTTCATCAGGATGGGTTCCCCGCTTTTTGCCGATCCCGTAATTGCCGTTTTGCCCAGGATCATGATCGGGGTGGTGGCGCACCTTGCCTACCGGCTGACCGGCAGCGTTGCCCTTGCGGCGGCCCTCGGCACCGTGACCAATACGGCCGGCGTTCTGGGCCTGGCGGTGGTGAGGGGTTATATCGCCGCACCGGTAGCCTGGGGTATAGCCGTGACTCACGGGTTCCCCGAGGTAGTGGTCGCTGTTTTATTAACCACCCTGGTATATAAGAGTTTGAAAAGAACGAGAAGGTGA
- a CDS encoding ArsR/SmtB family transcription factor, which produces MTLNLTESKVRFLESLADKTRLRIVEALKEREKTVSQLVQELGATQSNISGHLRLLKISGIIKSRQEGKYVYYSLSSSAIADFLTKLEDMLAIMRREALEGV; this is translated from the coding sequence TTGACGTTGAATCTTACGGAATCGAAAGTGCGGTTTTTGGAAAGTCTCGCCGACAAGACCAGATTGAGAATTGTAGAAGCTTTAAAAGAAAGAGAAAAGACAGTAAGCCAGCTGGTCCAAGAGTTGGGAGCCACCCAGTCAAATATTTCCGGGCATCTGAGACTCCTGAAAATAAGCGGTATAATAAAAAGCCGCCAGGAAGGTAAGTATGTTTATTATAGTTTGAGCAGCAGTGCTATCGCCGATTTTCTCACGAAACTTGAGGACATGCTCGCAATTATGAGAAGGGAAGCCCTGGAAGGCGTATGA
- the dusB gene encoding tRNA dihydrouridine synthase DusB: MKRTPNRYRENQGVFPFLDFYPVFLAPMAGITDLPFRTICKELGADVVITEMVSTRGIYYNDSKTAALLTIDPCEHPIGVQLFGNDPEFFAHAVKKIEDIPFDFININMGCPTPKIVKNGDGCALMKDPELAGKIIEATAKASDRPVTVKIRKGWDEDSANAVEFSRMAQESGAAMVIIHGRTREQFYSGKADWDIIRRVKEAVSIPVIGNGDVFSAQDAAKMLEYTGCDGVMVGRGALGNPFIFREIKHFLKTGEKLPPPALEEKKEVIFKHLDMALEFHGERVGILEMRKHIAWYLKGLPHSSAVKQKIQQSKHADEIKYLLDEYFRKLGLAAGQEVI; the protein is encoded by the coding sequence ATGAAAAGAACGCCGAATCGGTATAGGGAAAACCAGGGGGTTTTCCCTTTCCTTGATTTTTACCCGGTTTTTCTAGCGCCGATGGCGGGCATAACGGACCTTCCCTTTAGGACTATATGTAAGGAACTCGGCGCCGATGTGGTGATAACAGAAATGGTCAGCACCCGCGGAATATACTACAACGACTCCAAGACGGCGGCTCTCCTTACAATAGACCCCTGTGAACATCCGATAGGCGTCCAGCTCTTCGGTAACGATCCGGAGTTTTTTGCACATGCAGTTAAAAAGATCGAGGACATACCCTTCGATTTTATAAATATAAATATGGGATGTCCCACTCCGAAGATCGTCAAAAACGGCGACGGGTGTGCTTTGATGAAGGATCCGGAACTGGCCGGTAAAATAATAGAAGCTACCGCTAAAGCCTCGGATAGGCCGGTAACGGTGAAAATCCGCAAGGGCTGGGACGAAGACAGCGCCAACGCCGTGGAATTCTCAAGGATGGCCCAGGAGAGCGGTGCCGCCATGGTTATAATCCACGGCAGGACAAGAGAGCAGTTTTACAGCGGCAAGGCCGACTGGGATATAATAAGAAGGGTGAAAGAAGCGGTGAGCATCCCGGTTATAGGCAACGGCGACGTTTTTTCGGCTCAGGATGCGGCCAAGATGCTGGAATATACAGGATGCGACGGTGTCATGGTCGGCCGCGGGGCTCTTGGCAACCCCTTCATCTTCCGGGAAATAAAGCACTTTCTGAAGACCGGGGAAAAGCTCCCACCGCCGGCGCTGGAAGAAAAGAAAGAAGTGATTTTTAAACACCTGGATATGGCCCTGGAGTTTCACGGCGAGCGGGTAGGCATCCTTGAAATGAGAAAACACATAGCCTGGTACCTGAAGGGCCTTCCTCATTCTTCGGCTGTAAAACAGAAAATCCAGCAAAGCAAACATGCTGATGAAATAAAATATTTACTGGATGAATATTTTCGAAAGCTTGGTCTTGCCGCCGGGCAGGAGGTGATTTAA
- the gap gene encoding type I glyceraldehyde-3-phosphate dehydrogenase — MKVRVAINGFGRIGKNALRIWLEDKHPEIEVVAINSTSGPRPHAHLFKYDSVYGIFPGSVEASDDALIINGKSIPFFAEKDPEKLPWDELGIDIVIESSGKFRKRQDAEKHLKAGAKRVLITAPAEGVDNTIVMGVNEGDFCPEKDFIVSSASCTTNCLAPVVKVLDENLKMINGSMTTVHAYTADQSLVDKTHKDLRRARAAAMSIIPTTTGAAKAIGLVIPHLSGKLNGCALRVPTPAVSIIDLVANVEKPTTKEEVNGLFKEAAQGELKGILDYTEDPLVSTDFLKNPHSSIVDGLSTMVIDSKVVKVLAWYDNEYGYTMRVLELATYIGRACRNYEKAEAIATCK; from the coding sequence ATGAAGGTTCGGGTTGCTATAAACGGTTTTGGAAGGATAGGAAAAAACGCCTTGCGAATCTGGTTGGAAGACAAACATCCCGAGATAGAAGTGGTGGCCATCAACAGCACTAGCGGCCCAAGGCCTCATGCTCACCTCTTTAAATACGACTCCGTCTACGGCATTTTCCCCGGCAGCGTAGAGGCATCCGATGATGCTCTGATAATAAACGGAAAATCAATTCCTTTCTTTGCCGAAAAAGACCCCGAGAAGCTGCCCTGGGATGAGCTGGGAATAGATATTGTTATCGAATCCTCGGGCAAATTTAGAAAACGCCAAGATGCGGAAAAACATTTAAAAGCCGGCGCTAAAAGAGTCTTAATCACCGCTCCGGCCGAGGGTGTCGACAACACCATTGTCATGGGCGTAAATGAAGGAGATTTTTGCCCTGAAAAAGATTTCATCGTGTCTTCAGCGTCCTGCACCACAAACTGCCTTGCACCGGTGGTCAAGGTACTGGACGAAAATTTAAAGATGATCAACGGGTCGATGACCACAGTCCACGCTTATACCGCCGATCAGAGTCTGGTGGACAAGACTCACAAAGACCTCAGGCGGGCGAGGGCAGCGGCGATGTCTATAATCCCCACTACCACCGGGGCTGCTAAGGCCATAGGCCTTGTAATTCCTCATCTTTCGGGGAAATTGAACGGCTGTGCCCTCAGAGTTCCTACTCCTGCGGTGTCAATAATAGATCTTGTCGCTAATGTGGAGAAACCTACCACGAAGGAAGAGGTAAACGGTTTATTTAAAGAAGCAGCTCAGGGAGAGCTAAAGGGCATATTGGATTATACCGAAGATCCTCTGGTTTCCACAGACTTTTTGAAAAATCCCCACTCTTCCATTGTCGACGGCCTTTCCACCATGGTTATAGATAGCAAAGTGGTAAAAGTCCTGGCATGGTACGATAATGAGTATGGCTATACTATGAGAGTCCTGGAACTCGCAACATATATCGGCAGGGCTTGCCGCAACTATGAAAAAGCAGAAGCTATCGCAACTTGTAAGTAA
- a CDS encoding helix-turn-helix domain-containing protein translates to MDLIRIGDKLISLAKITGALEEMLALRQKGMSQAEVARKFGIDRSFLSRVETLGEIRKGRTIALVGFPLKNTDEIERVAREEGVDFILLMTDRERWDFVYKKSGIELINEIMNWIYRVRQHDVVIILGSDQRIKLFRALLDNEVVAVEIGKSPMKDDAYVEPEYLREIIRKVKER, encoded by the coding sequence TTGGATCTCATTCGTATAGGCGACAAGCTCATTAGCCTCGCAAAGATAACGGGTGCGCTGGAAGAAATGCTGGCGCTCAGGCAAAAGGGCATGTCCCAGGCAGAGGTGGCCAGAAAATTCGGCATTGACAGGTCGTTTCTTTCAAGGGTTGAAACCCTGGGAGAGATAAGGAAGGGAAGGACTATAGCCCTGGTGGGGTTTCCTTTGAAGAATACCGACGAGATCGAGCGGGTTGCCCGGGAGGAAGGGGTCGATTTCATCCTTCTTATGACGGACCGGGAACGGTGGGATTTCGTCTACAAGAAATCGGGTATAGAGCTCATCAATGAAATAATGAACTGGATCTACAGGGTCAGGCAGCACGATGTGGTGATAATCCTGGGCTCCGACCAGAGGATAAAGCTCTTCAGGGCTTTGCTGGACAACGAGGTTGTGGCCGTAGAGATAGGCAAGTCTCCCATGAAGGACGACGCTTACGTAGAACCGGAATACCTGAGGGAAATCATAAGGAAGGTAAAGGAGAGGTGA